In one Oligoflexia bacterium genomic region, the following are encoded:
- a CDS encoding NAD(P)H-dependent glycerol-3-phosphate dehydrogenase encodes MEIVIIGIGQFGSALAQIYENHKGTRVFRVRENDPWPTLSSSSKIQKIVIICVPTQMLPTLLEQRGASLKSVNAIVSTAKGLVREDNSTATQYLHKNLGKSHPPLFALSGPSFASELLKGQPTALVLAGKQKSITDKLALKLSTPQLRLYKSNDPLGVEISGAFKNIYAIATGLASGLGLQSNAKAALITRSLAEMSRIGKSLGGKHLTFFGLAGVGDLVLTCSSPQSRNFRYGLGLAKDLTSKDLLSALGTVEGLWTTEVAHKLCQKKKIRAPILETINAIVNKHLAPKDALMGLMNRELRHEFD; translated from the coding sequence GTGGAGATTGTTATCATTGGTATTGGGCAGTTCGGATCTGCTCTTGCTCAAATTTATGAAAATCACAAAGGCACCCGTGTATTTCGAGTTCGCGAAAACGACCCTTGGCCCACCCTATCGTCGTCTTCTAAAATCCAAAAAATCGTTATCATATGTGTACCCACACAAATGTTACCCACACTCTTAGAGCAACGCGGTGCATCTCTCAAGTCTGTAAACGCCATAGTCTCAACAGCAAAGGGTTTGGTGCGCGAAGACAATTCTACAGCCACTCAGTATTTGCATAAAAACCTTGGAAAATCTCACCCGCCACTTTTTGCTTTATCCGGCCCATCCTTTGCCTCTGAACTTTTAAAGGGCCAACCAACAGCGCTAGTCTTGGCCGGAAAACAAAAATCTATAACCGACAAGCTTGCATTAAAGCTTTCAACACCTCAATTGCGACTCTATAAAAGTAATGATCCTTTGGGCGTTGAAATAAGCGGAGCCTTTAAAAATATTTACGCAATTGCGACTGGCCTGGCTTCCGGACTGGGACTTCAAAGCAATGCAAAGGCCGCATTAATTACCCGATCACTTGCAGAAATGAGCCGCATTGGCAAATCACTTGGTGGAAAACATCTGACATTTTTTGGACTCGCAGGTGTTGGCGATCTCGTTTTGACATGTTCGAGTCCACAAAGCCGTAATTTTCGTTACGGTTTGGGTTTAGCAAAAGACCTTACTTCTAAAGATCTTTTATCTGCATTAGGTACCGTTGAGGGTTTGTGGACAACAGAAGTAGCTCATAAACTTTGCCAAAAGAAAAAAATCAGAGCGCCCATATTAGAAACCATCAACGCCATCGTAAATAAACATCTTGCTCCAAAAGATGCGCTCATGGGTTTAATGAATAGAGAATTGCGCCATGAGTTCGACTGA